One part of the Elusimicrobiaceae bacterium genome encodes these proteins:
- a CDS encoding ribbon-helix-helix protein, CopG family gives MEKQTSKKTNPTIAFVATPEIVQALEKRSKTEERSISWLIRKALEAYLHI, from the coding sequence ATGGAAAAACAAACATCAAAGAAAACCAATCCGACTATTGCTTTTGTAGCTACTCCGGAAATCGTACAGGCCTTAGAAAAACGTTCTAAAACAGAGGAACGCAGTATTTCTTGGCTGATCCGCAAAGCATTGGAAGCGTATTTGCATATCTAA
- a CDS encoding helix-turn-helix domain-containing protein, which yields MEKLITAEELAEYLRSTPGTIYTWKSMGRIPADCVRKIGRKVLFVAEKIEEWLDSSAS from the coding sequence ATGGAAAAGCTAATAACAGCAGAAGAATTAGCTGAGTATCTACGGAGCACACCGGGAACGATCTATACTTGGAAAAGTATGGGAAGAATTCCCGCAGACTGTGTCCGTAAAATAGGCCGCAAAGTGTTGTTTGTTGCGGAAAAGATAGAAGAGTGGCTAGATAGTTCAGCAAGCTAA
- a CDS encoding site-specific integrase — MKHVKEIEKGKVYLIDFRDSEGKRWRKKIHGTKKYAEEVATRLMKEKEDDVFFPERRTLKVTYGQLADAYWQLHGKELPGRSAYSMWKMLKNTLGNVKMKYLTSAKLQQFYNELADTHKSSTCNRYFAVLGAVIEFGIKHDLWNGKNPCIVVAKKPEDNNRESYWGNDKLTQLFQYCKNKQAQQIVRFALHSGMRRREIFDLDWSNVDMELGVIYILQSKTRKKRIVPMSNNLQAVLSEIGAKKSGRVFTMKVSTFESAFKRAKAKAGLKGLTFHDLRHTFATTFRVHNGSMSNLQGILGHTTPRMTNRYAHFSPEYLKEVIACMNTPQGKA; from the coding sequence ATGAAGCATGTGAAGGAAATTGAAAAAGGCAAAGTATATCTTATTGACTTCCGTGATAGTGAAGGCAAGCGGTGGCGTAAGAAAATACATGGTACAAAGAAATATGCTGAAGAAGTAGCCACACGCCTCATGAAAGAAAAAGAAGATGATGTTTTCTTTCCGGAACGTCGCACCTTAAAAGTAACGTATGGACAACTAGCGGACGCTTATTGGCAACTTCACGGAAAAGAACTGCCGGGACGTTCGGCATATTCTATGTGGAAGATGTTAAAAAATACGTTGGGTAATGTGAAAATGAAATATCTAACCAGTGCCAAATTGCAACAATTTTATAATGAGTTAGCTGACACACACAAGAGCAGTACATGTAACCGTTATTTTGCGGTATTAGGAGCCGTTATAGAGTTTGGTATCAAACACGATTTGTGGAACGGTAAAAACCCGTGCATAGTGGTAGCTAAAAAGCCGGAAGATAATAACCGTGAGTCATATTGGGGTAATGATAAATTAACACAATTATTTCAGTATTGTAAAAACAAACAAGCTCAACAAATTGTGCGGTTTGCTCTTCATTCCGGTATGAGGAGACGGGAAATCTTTGATCTTGATTGGTCTAATGTGGATATGGAGTTGGGTGTTATTTATATCTTACAATCTAAAACACGCAAAAAACGTATTGTGCCTATGTCAAACAATTTACAAGCGGTATTGTCTGAAATCGGAGCAAAGAAGTCCGGTAGAGTTTTTACGATGAAAGTAAGTACATTTGAAAGTGCGTTTAAGCGTGCTAAAGCCAAAGCCGGATTAAAAGGGCTAACATTCCATGACTTACGGCATACGTTTGCTACTACATTCCGGGTACATAACGGGTCTATGTCCAATTTACAAGGTATTTTAGGACACACTACGCCACGTATGACCAACCGCTATGCTCACTTTAGCCCGGAATACTTGAAAGAAGTTATTGCTTGCATGAATACGCCCCAAGGTAAAGCGTAA